Genomic DNA from Oxyura jamaicensis isolate SHBP4307 breed ruddy duck chromosome 23, BPBGC_Ojam_1.0, whole genome shotgun sequence:
tcaacattattctcatcgTAATCCCAAATGCAGTGCCATACaagctactaggaggaaaattaattctatcctagccaaaaccaggagaATAGGCATTGAAAAGATTTAATGCTTTTCCATTGTCCAAGAAAAGTTCATGGTTTTATCACTGTGGATTACTTTCAAGGATCATGAAAGTGAAGGTGTTCCTTTAAATGAGACTTtccttctgatttcatttttcttctggggTATTCACATGATaatgttttcctcctttccacGTAGTTTAATTTGTAACTCAGTGTCTGTTACTGagtgctttcagttttcagtccTGAAAATAGTACATCTGTGCTTAAAATACTCCCTAGTAACTGGCTGGCTGTCATTTATGTTAGGCTAAAACACAGTGTTACAGAATTAGGACCTAAACTATTTGTGGGTTCCAAATTAAAAGTATCtctcaacaaataaaaaatgaaagatcagATTGCATGTGATGATTTCCAATTTAATAGGTTTTTAAAGGCACGGGTGACTTGAAATGTTAATAATATAACATGGCTTCTTGTAGACAATCCCCATTTGGCAGAACAAACCCCACGGCTCAACACGCAGTGTTGTCAGGAGGATTGGGTCAAACCTTCCTTTAAAACCCTGTCCCAGAGCAACCTTCGAGGTAAGTAGACTCATAAGGAATTTGGTGATTGCGTGTAGGAAGCTGCCATTCTTGAGCAAGATGAGGCACTGTCATGAGCTGCACTACTGTGAACCAAATGCATCTGTAGACTAGTACTTCAAAAACCTTTTGTGTAGCAGcgtatttaatttttaagaatttaCTATCTCTTTTTTGTAAATCCTGTGCTTGTAACTGATCATCAGCAAACATTGAGGAAAATACCTCCTAAAATAGTGTCTACGCACAGAGTTAGAGAGATGATACCTAGAGGAGAGAGAAACATGTTGCTGaaactctgctttgttttgtgacctccagcagctgcaggtaaAACAAGGTTAATATGGAAATGCTTGCATCACTGTTTAAGCTCAAGGCCAGTGCTGGGATTTGTAATGGCAAAGTGTTGCGTGTTGGCTTGGCGGTGTGTTAAGCTGTATCAGGTATCCACTTGCTGCCTTGCTATTCAGTCCCAAAGAGCAGAGTAATACCAGCGCCCCGAGGAACACACACATAAGCCGACACACTGAAGCACTGCATTTCTGTAAGCTATATGGTGTTTCTGTCACACATATGGCAGATGCAAGTGCTGGCCTGGTGAAGAGGAGAAAGTCTCTAATGGCCAGTATAGCAAATCTGGGGCAGCTTCAGGAAACATGGCCACTGTTCCcttactttaattttcttctttttaggtTCTACCAAATGTTTCAGAGCTCTATTTAAATGATGTCCCTCCAGTCCCAACCTTGGCAGACATTGGGTGGATAGCAGCAGATGATGAAGAAACATATGCTAGGGTCAGGTTGGTTTCCTCTTTGTGTctgctgatcttttttttttttttttaatttttaatttttatttttatttattttttatttctattaagaGCTGAGCCATGCCATGTTTTACTCACTGAAAGATCTGGGAAGAGTAACCCACTGACTTGACATGTTATTATCAGCCTAGAAAGCTGAAGAGTtgagttcacagaatcacagaatagttgagtTTGGAATGGGCCTCCATAAGTCgtctggtccaacccctctCCTCAAGCAGGGGAGCAAGTTGCGCAGGACCATGTCCAtttggcttttgaagatctgcaaggagggagactctacaacctcctctccgggcagcctattccagtgctctgtcacctgcacagtaaagaagtcCTTCCTGGTGGTTAGatggaacctcttgtgttccagtttgtacctgttgcctcttgtcctggcattGGGCACCACCAAAAATTAGTCCCAGTTATCCTGGGACTGAAACATTCTGCCCCAGGAGTTTGGTTTTGGCCAATTGAACTTTTGTGCTCTAAGCAGGACGGTAATAATAGATACTTTGTGAAAGATACTGTTGAAATCAAAGGCAGAAGCTAATGGGTAAGTGACACTTGCCCATGTGCATCTAGCATGCTCCTCGGTATGGAGACAGTAGGCAGGAAGTGACTTGTAACTCTGTGAGAACACCCTGACTTTTGTCCCTGCATCCTTTCACCAGTTCTTCTGTCATTTGGCCACGATTTCTTTGACTTTGTGTTCCTTGTAATGTGGAGAAGCAGCACATATAGTGGTGCAGCCCACCTAAACTGTGTGTAGAACATAGTGGTGCAGAGGCTTAATTCATTGTGTTCAAGTGTTTTGCTGTCCTGAGGTGGAGGCAGAGaaataacaaacattttcactgaACTTTGTCAGTGACCAACATTTTATTGTCCCGTAGAAGCGACACGCGCCCTCTGAAGCACAAATGGAAGCCAAGTCCCTTCACTGTTATACAGCGAAATGCTTCAGTCCCCAACCTGAGGAAGCAGGGAGAGAAGCTGCTCACCTTGAAAAAACCTGGTTTACCAGCACTGAGCCGAACAACAGAGCTCCAGGACGAGCTGAGTCACCTTCGAAGTCAGATAGCTAAAATAGTTGCTGCAGAGTCAGGTAGGAACACaatgagttttgttgttgtttttagacAAGAAGGGCTGAGTTAGAGAACCATGTTATTTCCTCCATACAGAACagacttgtttgtttttattttagcagaaCTGTCACTGTTCTTGGCGGGATGCCATCTTTGGTGCCAGCTCAGTGCTGGTTCTTTGTCTagatgtttgtatttgttttattgcaggTGTCCTGCTTGTCTTTAAGAAATACCAGGTGTTGCTTTGTGACTGCATTTGGTGCATTTGATCTGGAGGGTGTCTCATTTCAAACACCTTGTTTCATGAAAATATGTAGTGCATTCTTGCCGTTCCTGCTCCCAGTTGGCCCTGAGTATGAGGGCTACATCTTGATTTGGGTAGGAGGGAGACAATagtgcttgtttcttttttaaacatggtAGTGTCATATGTGTAACAAATATAGTACTTGGGGAAGAGCCTGGCTAAactgacttatttatttactttagtAAATTTGTATGCAGctaaaattcatgttttaacCACAAAGCAAAAGTATGAAGAAACAGTtcatccttctcttcctttcacagCCTTCCCTATATACTCAGCTCTTGAAATATGAAGATGCTTGGTAGAATCCAAATCCTGGTAGTTTCTACAAAGCTCACTGCTACAGTGGCTATTTTAGAGTGTGGAAGCTAGTGAAGCCAAAAGTGCTTTGGTATCTTTATTTATGGAGTAGTCAGAAGACAGAGTTGTTGATCTCAGAACtcaaaaaacattgaaaaatgaacaattcTGCAAACTTACAGTGATTTACTTCTTATTGATGGCAGTTTTCTTAAGGGCTGCATTCCATGTATACAGAGTTCTTTGGCCAGTGACCAAGATGACAGTTGTTATGGCTGCTTTCCAGAGCAAAAGAAGGATCTATAATTTTCCTgttacttcagaaaacaaaacggAACAGGACTGTGTGATACTTGAAATGATGTCATGAGGCTTAATTCCTGTTTGTGGTGGATAATAGTAGCTGAAGAAACTTTCTTTACCCTAtatatgaaagcaaatatttttttaaatttccaaatTGCTACTCAGAGCCACAATGTATAGAGAGTGTGTGCATGGGACCAAATCTCATTATCTGTGAAATACCGCATGGCTATCTGATTACTGTAGCCCTAAGGCACTTGCAACTTTATTGACTGCTTATAGTTAGTCCAGTTATCCATGAGACATAAAAGCATTTGAATGTGGAACAGAGTTATGTTTGATTTAGTTGGAGTGGTGGTTTCTATATGAGaaacttcttgtttgtttttttcatttctgtgtgatTGTCAGTGGATTCTATAAATCTATTTGATAATGTTACTATGAATATATAGATCACCACCTGAGAATAGATACAGTGTTTTAGCATGTGAAGTTGTATTTAGTTGAAATTAGGCGTTTCTTCTGACAATCCATTCACTGCCATGGGAAAATACTATTATGAGGTAATACATGCAGAGTATACTGGTCTTCCTGTGCTTGTGTTTCCCGTCACCTTCAGTTCTGTAATAATACACTGGATACTGTATGCCACATGCTTCCACTCTTAGAGCAGCAAGGTTAAGCCACTGGAAGAAAGGGAGCTACACTGCCCTCAACTCTGCAGGGAATAATTATAAAACAGGGCATTGCAGATGTCTGCTTCAGAGAAGCTGCGTAtttcctcttcccccttttATGCAAGATCACAGGGACAAAGCAATTGGAATAAACAGGGCAAATTCTGTTGTTTTACTCCCCCTATATTGTGAGAATAATTCTTATTGACTTAGTATCTTCTAAGTCAATAATGGGGAGGTATGGTTTAGGGCCTAGCTGTAGTTCAATAATCTGAACTATTTAGCAGACTAATTTTAGAAAGGTTGATGTCAGAAAAGAAGTGTTGTGcaatctgctttattttatactGTTAGAGAAATCACCTAATGGGCAATTAATAACTATCTGCAAGTGTACTGTTGAGGCTAAGCACattttgggtttatttttttcccccctctcttttatgtaataaatatctaactcattttcatttcataacaCTTGGAATTTATATAGATGTTTTTATCCTGATGGCATTTAACAACATGAGCAAATTAGTCTCATCTTTCCTTTGAAGCAGGTGAATGGTATTCTCATTTTACAGGTGGTGATGGAAAGCAAGTAAGGTCAACAATGCCTGTAGTCACAGCAAATTTCTCTGAACATCTAGTGTGAAGTGCAGGAGCTTTTGAACCATCTCTGCATTCACACCAGTCATAATGGtatggggaggagggagcatgaaagtaaatgaaagctgttttcataGCGGTGAagagcaagaagagaaaaattaacaCAATTTTGATCTACGTTCTGACACAGGCTCTACCCGTGTTCCTGAGCAGCAGCTAAATCTCTGTTCCTCCATTACTTGtctgtaaaaatggaaaaagtaaatgttatCTGACTTCTTCAGGGACTAGGTGCAGTATTTTAACTGCAGGGGTGATGCAGTGATGGGCACAATAGGAATAGAGATACATAAGGTGAGTTGGTGGTATAAAAAGTACTGGAGAAGGTCTTCTGTTGCCACATggtgttttaaaagcagagtaACCATGGAGGTTAACACAGAGACtatggtgtgtttttgtttgtttgtttgttttttaaataatataggGGAGGATATCTGATAATGCCTCTAGAATTATATTCTGTtgttttggagggaaaaaaaaaggatatataaGTTGGTATTCGTTTATCTatccacttttattttctctttcagcttctCCTTCATTCACACCAGATGTATTGTCTCCAGGAAGCTCAAATGCATCTTCTCCTTTACCTTGTTTTGGACCCTCTTTCCAATCTACAACTTCCTTTGTCATTAGTGATATCacagaggaggaagcagaacTGGAAACTCCCGAGCTTCCATCAGTCTCCATGCTTTGTTCTGCAACCTCCGAGTGTTGTAAGGATCCCGATGAGGAAGATTCTGTGTCTCTTTCCAAGGCCAGCAGTTTTGCAGACATGATGGGCATTCTTAAAGACATTCATAGGATGAAGCAGAGCAAAGACTTGTAAGTGCTTCTTTTACTCTGATTTTATGTTCTCTTTCAAagtttgtcatctttttttgtCTGTCATATCACTATAGACATTGGACATAGCATTTATCTTGTTAGTGCTGCTGTATATGCATGATATGGAGGGGAGGCGAATGTCTATTTGCACTAGAACTTGCtaatatttatgctttttgtttttttcctttatgatgGCTTATCTGCTTGAATAGAAAGCAGTAGAGGGGAACTTAAACTGATTAGCACAATGTTTGGCTATTTCAACCtgttcaactgaaaaaaaaagagtgctttGCCCAGTTGAAAACCAGAATTATATGTACAAGCAGCGTTCAGAGCAAGGGTTGCACTCCTGTTCTCTGCTTGCAGTGGTTCCATCCAGGTGCTGGTGCTTATGCTGTTTGAAGGCCCAAGTTGTCTCTGGTTGGGAAACTGCAGGTTTTTGTACAGGAATTAAACATGTGGAGTGTCTCATGTTCCTGACTTGCTCTGATTTGCACCTGGCCCAGCTCTGAGCATGGGCAgagtatattttcatttgctccATTATGAGTTTATACACTGATCATGAGAACACACCTCAAGATGCTGATATGCTGACTGCTGCATGGCTGAGGCAGGATTCTGCCCAGATGAAAATGTAGCTTCTTTAATACATTAGCTGTACTATCTTCATCTTATAAGTGAAATCACAATAATGAAATTCAGTTACCAAATTCTTCAGTACCAAAGCTCTCTCCACCCATTATGCTGTGTCAGTAAGATTCCTGGCCAAAAACATGTTGCATGATGGTTGTTCACACCTTCTATGCCtaattcagtttaaaagaaaagtaattctcagcacagaaaacatTACATAGACAAATGAGAGAAATTTGTCTGTGGTGCCACTGTGGTGtcagacaaaaaagaaaactttttcagGTATGTCAACAGCAAGAGGAggtcaaaggaaaacattagaCTGATACTTGGAGTGGATACCTAAAAAGtaaggaggaaaaggcagagacatttaattttttttttttttttcctcctcggTATTTAACGGTAACAACAGATCTTGGGCTGCCTGAACCTCACAGTTGAAGGACCATGACTGGGAGAGCAGTGACTTTCCATTTGTGGTCACTGAAATTGTAAGGGAACAGCTGCATCAGTTCAACACTCATGAGTCCATTGagccagatgggattcatcaCACAGGGCTGAAGAAATTAGCAAATGTTATAGCTGGACCCCTCTCAACAATTTACCAAAGGTCCCCCAATAATTATCAGGTCCAATCCTTCCATTGATAATCTTAATTCTACATCTAGTGACTTCAACAAATCTTGCCCTAGCAGGCAAGCTGGAGATTCTTCTGCTAGAACAAATCTTCcccaaatgcttttatttcctggaGTTAATAACAAAGGTTTATTCAAcctcttcttttcccctgtCACTCCATAAGTCAAAATAGTTTCCCGTGTCTCAGCATTTCTGGGGATGAAATTTAAGAAGGACAGGGTAGCTCGAGTACTGAttagaaattctgtttcttgcCCACCCACTTTGCCATCTGTGTGTCCCATATAGTTTATTACTGTTCTCCATAGAGTGTAGATTCCAATCTCCGAGGTTAGTTCATCTTTATCACTTTCTAGCTCTAGTCATTGAGTTTTTTCTTCACCCAGCTGCTTTTGTAGTCATCTGCTTAattgctgtgtgtgtgtatatgggCGGCCCTTGGGTACAGTGAGCACCCCTGCTGCAAATGTCCTATATTCCTGCAGTAGTAGCATTCTATCCTCTCCcttattcttcctttctctgtatCCAGTCCCCCTCCCTTGACATAATCCATGGCCTAACTTTCCCCTTCCTTGGacttctccatttcttcttctaGCCTGCAAATTCCTCATGAGTGCCACTGCCTATAAATTAGCCTCTTGTTCTTTAgttctctttcattctttcatcattatcacctttgtttttttccttctgcttgtcGTAAACCAATATTGCTACACTTGGAATCTTCTGTAATTTGTCCCCTTGACAACCTGGCATAATCCTTGAAATATTTACGAATGTCTTGGGCATCCTGATCTACAAAAACACGGCTAGGACATTGTTAAAGTTCTGGGGGGTCATCTCCCCCCATGTTTGAGCAAAGCTTGCCATAATTGTCTCCAGAAATCACATGGATGTTCATCTATCCTTTGTCTGCACTTCTGTACCTTGGCCCAATTCACCCTTACTTCTCCACACACTTGCATGGTCTTGACTAAATTTCTCAAGGCTGTTTGATGTGCTTCCCTATCCCTCAAAATATTATAGTCCCTATTAGGGTCATTCAGGCCCAAGGATTCCTATTTCCCTACTTGTGTGATTTCCACATCTTTAGCCAGAATTTTATCTTTCTCCTCAGACCTAAACAACTCTCTCAAGAGGACCTGGGTGTCCTGCCAATTTGGGCTATAACCAGTGCAAGTTTTAGAGAACAGCTGGGCACGCCAGCATCCTTTTATAAAACAGGCATCTGGCTTCCCTGGAGTGGTTGGTCCCTAGGATTCCGTGGTTGACCAGCCCATACCTGTATCCCAGAAGGAATCTATTGCCCTCCGTCTCCTCGTCCACCCCCCTCCGTTGCCACACGGTTCAGTAAAACGTGGGGTACCATGGGACACATTCCTACTGGCTGTGGGAATGAGCAAGGTAGAGCCCTTCAAAGGTGTTAAAACTGATTCCAATCCTAATATCCTTTCTTCTTTACCTTGTCACAGGGTCTTCAGCCTCCCTCTGGGTGTGACATTTTCTTGCCGCCTCTTCCCATACATACCAATGCTGATCTTCCATGTGAAACTGAAGGAAGGTTAACTTCTGATGATCGAAGGTCCCATTCAGTGATCACTGCAATTGTGAGCCTCCATCCCAAGCATAGAAAGGCCACTCTTCTGTACATAGGGTCATAGCCTGCTTTTTTGATAGTCTTACAGTcccaattttgtattttaatataattttaatattttttccaattttctaaCACTTTTGCTAAAGGGGTCCCTTTCTCTGATTCTGGGACATTCCCCATAGTTTCTGGGGACTCCAATCACTGCTTGCATCTTAAGCTGATCAGCCTGTGTAAGTCTTCCTGTagttccttctttctcttcttgggGAGTGGGAGCAATGGCTCTAGCCTCTCTGCTAAAGGAAGTGCACTCACCTCACCAGTCACAGTCTGACTTGTACCATCCATGACTTTATCCAATAGGACTTCACAGCGTCTTCATGGAGGGCAGTTCCAGTGAGCTGATGGGTGCCCCATTTAGACCCCAAATATGCACAGATACGCACAGACACAATTCCTTTGACTCTCTAAGTTTCCGGCTGCTGTAGCAAGGGAGGGACTCAAACCCACCATGGCATGAGGGGGGACTTGAACCCAACCTAGTCTCTGGATATTATCTCTCACACATTGTTGCCACTCAGCCTGGAGGTCCTAAAAGGGATCCCTTTTATACGGGCTCTGGCTAGCCAAGTCCAAGCAGCTCAGGATGGTGATGTGGGTGCTCATCTAGGGTGCCAAAACTGCTAGGGGATCCCATTGTTTTCCCAGCAGAATGGGTCTCCCCATGCATCTGGAATTCACTCAGTCAACTCTTATTTAATGCAGCAAGAATTTAATGGTACCCATATATCAGCTCGAGCTGGGTGCCTCCAAGGAGGGACCCCACTCAAAACTTTCCCTGGGTTCCTATACCTGCTCAATCTTTGTTTCATCCACTACAGTCTAATTAGCTCTCGACACATACAAGTTACATTCCTTCAGATTGGCTGTTCTCTGTTGTGGGGCAGGTTGGCTTCTGTTATCTCCCAGGGCAGGCTGTCATCtgtatgctttttgttgttccaGCACCTCCTCTATTTGTAACAAAAGTTGATGATAAAGGCTGCAGAAAAATGCTTAAAGAATCTCACCAGAGGTGCCAATGATCAGCTTGGGCATTTCTCTTTACTAATACACTGCATGTTTGTCTTCCATGTAGAAGCCGAACTTCAGTGAAGGAGGAAGACCCTGCTGTTCTTATAGCTGAAGTTTTGAGAAGAAAGTTTGCCCTACAGGATGAAGATCTAACTATGAAAGAGAAATGATGTTACTGTTACGAAACTCTGTAAGCAAAAGTATTAAGCTCCTAGTTTTTTTTGCACAGTAGCTGCCTTCCTAAGGATTGAACCTTTTGccacttttatttattacaaattttCTGCACTGGACACTTAGAAAAGACCCTTCAGATTTGACAtgttttgttatatatatatatatatattatttttaagatggaaGTTTGTTCTCCTCTGTATTTTCATGTTGATTTCTGCTAAGGATCTTCTCAAGAGTGCAGTGAGTGCTGCTAGATTATATTCTTTCTGCTTACTCAAATTAAGCCACGTTAACTTAAAACTTTGTTGCAATATAACTAGTTACCATTTCCAGTATAAATGTATGTCACGTATCCAGTTCTTTCTGTTCTGAGTACACTACAGAGCTACTGCAAATAAGCTAATTAATGCTTCCAGGTCTTCAGCGTTTATGAGGCTGTGGAATCATGGTTGTAAAAGGTGTCTTCCCAGTAACATTGTCTAACCTGATGATAGGATGAAATTGGAGTCAATGATAAAATCAGTCATGTCTGAGGGCTGTTGGCTGAGTTTAATATGTCCTTGGTATTTCTTAACTCACATATTATCCGCACAGTTGCATGACAAAACAGCCTTAATTTATTGCCAGTAAACTTAATGTTTCATTAAGAGTTTGTATTCAGATAACGCATTTTATTTGGCACTCAAAAGGTATGCTTATTGAACCACCAGTGCTAAGAATGGAGCACCCACCACAAGAACTGGCAtcagggaaaagggaagaaagatttttgACATTGGCTATGGGTATAGTTCTCACTggctgaaaatgtttccttcagCTACGCGCTCTCTGCAGTGTTCCTTATCACTCTATTTAAAGTatgatttttcctttatgtAAACTGAAGCCTTAAAAAGAGAGTAGTTGTCCTTGATGTTATTAACATGTCCAAAACATGTCAGAAATGGTGCCTTGTCTCTGGGAGGGTGGGAGATTTCAGCTGCTACAGATGAGGTGTTAGATGATAGTGCTGCAGATGAATGTTTCCAGATGCCAATGATTTTCTTAATCCACCAGTCCCTCAGGCcttgaaaaattaaatcatcATCCCTACCTTAAAAGC
This window encodes:
- the MTFR1L gene encoding mitochondrial fission regulator 1-like, producing the protein MAADSTIPIWQNKPHGSTRSVVRRIGSNLPLKPCPRATFEVLPNVSELYLNDVPPVPTLADIGWIAADDEETYARVRSDTRPLKHKWKPSPFTVIQRNASVPNLRKQGEKLLTLKKPGLPALSRTTELQDELSHLRSQIAKIVAAESASPSFTPDVLSPGSSNASSPLPCFGPSFQSTTSFVISDITEEEAELETPELPSVSMLCSATSECCKDPDEEDSVSLSKASSFADMMGILKDIHRMKQSKDLSRTSVKEEDPAVLIAEVLRRKFALQDEDLTMKEK